A window of Macaca thibetana thibetana isolate TM-01 chromosome 7, ASM2454274v1, whole genome shotgun sequence genomic DNA:
CTGAGCCTCAGCTCCCTAGCCCAGCCGACCACAGCCCTGGGCATGCCGGATGCAGCCCCATGGCACTCACCAGCTGCTCTGCCGATGCTGGGCCTTCTCCCCGCATCCCTGCATCCAGCACAGGTGGGACCCACAGTGGCCCTGATCAATTATGGAAAACTTAATGGGCGGACAACACAGCAGGGAAGGTCTTTAGGCAGTCCTCCCCAGGGCCCCCAAGGACATTCTCTGACCCTGATCTCCCGGCTGCCCCTCCCTGCCACAATCAGGCAGCTCCCACATGCTTCTCTCTTCCCCCTACAGACAGTGGTGCGGGGCAGCGCGGTGCCAGTGGATGGCTACATCTCGGGGCTGCTCAACGACATCCAAAAGTTGTCGGTCATCAGCTCCAACACCCTGCGCGGCCGCAGTCCCACCAGCCGGCGGCGGGCACAGTCCCTGGGGCTGCTGGGTGATGAGCACTGGGCCACCGACCCAGACATGTACCTCCAGAGTCCCCAGTCTGAGCGCACTGACCCCCACGGCCTCTACCTCAGCTGCAACGGGGGCACACCAGCAGGCCACAAGCAGATGCCGTGGCCCGAGCCACAGAGCCCACGGGTCCTGCCCAATGGGCTGGCTGCAAAGGCACAGTCCCTGGGCCCCGCCGAATTTCAGGGTGCCTCACCGCGCTGTCTGCAGCTGGGTGCTTGCCTGCAGAGCTCCCCACCAGGAGCCTCACCCCCCACAACCACTGGTAGGCGTGGAATGAAGGCTGCCAAGCATGGCTCTGAGGAGGCCCGGCCACAGTCCTGCCTGGTGGGCTCAGCCACAGGCAGGCCAGGTGGGGAAGGCAGCCCTAGCCCTAAGACCCAGGAGAGCAGCCTGAAGCGTAGGCTATTCCGAAGCATGTTCCTGTCCACTGCTGCCACGGCCCCTCCAAGCAGCAGCAAGCCAGGCCCTCCACCACAGAACAAGGTGAGTCAGGAGCCTGGTCTGCAGGTGTCCACTGGGGAGTGGGTGTAGGGATGCAGGCCCTGCCTGGCCTTCCCCTTGGAGGACTTGCAAAGAGGCTCCCGGGACTGCTTCCGCCTAAGGCGGCAGAAATGTGCACGGTAACCTCTCCTCTGAGGAGGGTGGCTGGccgcctccttccctcccttcctttccttcttttctctgtgGCAGTTGTGTTGTTTCCCATTTCTGTCATTATTTGTCCCCGAGTGTGTGGCCATAGGAAAAGCCGGATTTGCCTTGTCCGGGGGCAGCAGGAGGCCGACTTGTGGCATGCGTGACTGCTTCAGATGCGCATTTTTCttgtgagaaaggaaaaggtGAAGGGAGCTCCCGTGGTGACATTTCTTGGCAGGCAGAGTGGAGCACTTTTCACTTCTTGCAGGCTCTCCAGCATCCTGTCCATAGTGCCAGTAACCTCCTTCCCCATTTGGCAGAGGAGGAGACTGACACAGAGAGGGTGAGACACCCCCAGGCATGATGGAGAATGAGTCAGAGAAGGAAGGTGGGGAGTACTCTGGGGCTGCCTGTCTGGCCCGGGCCCTCTTGGCTCATGACTCTCGCGTGTGAAGGCTTTACAAGCACTGCAGTCACTTGTTCTTTAGCTCCTTCCTGGGAGGGTGGAAGGCAGGCCTAAGAAACGACTGCTGACAGGGGGATGGGTAATAgagcctcccctccctcctggaGGGCCTTAAGACAAGCCTGGGTCCTCCCCTGTCATCAGTGGGGTGAGTGTGGCCCGCACAGGGTGTGGGTTTGGGGATGGCCTGGACGACAACCTTTCTCGGTCACTGCCTGCCGGCTGAGGTACTCAGAGAAAGGTCTTGGCTTTGTGCACTCCAGTCCCCTACTAGGTTAAAGGACAGTGGGTTGGGATCCCCATGGGGTGTGGCTTGATGCACCTGTGAGAGGAACATGAGAATCTGTGAGCTGCAGGGTGTCTGGAAGGCTGTGCCCCTGGGGAGACTCGGCCAGAAAACTAAGGTAAGATCAGGACAGTGCACCCTGCTGGGAAGGTGAGAATCGGAGCCTgacctccctctgtctctcaggagtcctgctgggaggcctcagggattTGAGAAAGGAGTTGTCAACACTGGGCTGGGCACTCATTTGCATCCTTCTGGGCTCCTGCCAGCTCCCCACAGCATGGGGGAGGCCTGTCCATCCCTGCACAGTGCACTGAGTACTCACCGTGGCCACTGCTGCGGGGTGTGCTGGAATGTCCCCCATGCTTGCGGGAGCAGGTGGTAGTTATCTTGAGCTCGACAACATCATACTTCCAAATCCAGGGCAGTGGTTTCCTTCTGGGCAACTCAGACACACCTTTTGAGAGTGCTACTCTGGAGCCAGACCTCTCAATGGCAAGGCTGAGACCCCCTGAGCTGCTCTGGGCCAGGGCTTCTCGGTGTCTGCACTGCTGACGCTCAGGTTGGGCCATCCTTTGTGGTGCGCTCTCCTTGCACTGTAGCAGcctccctggcctctactcactagaaGCTGGTGGTACCCCCGGTTGGAATAATCAATAATGCCTCCAGATATTGCCGAATGTCACTTGAGCACCCCCATTAAGAACCACTGCCTTAAGCAAATTCAATAACACAGATGGGGAGCAtcagccttcctcctcctcctcctccaccacctaCCCCAGGAGCCCCCAGATCAAGCCAGCAGCCCTTGGCACTGGAGCTGACTCTGGACACTCGCAGCAGCTTCCATAACAGCAGTTAGGCCACAGAGGCCATGCAGTGTGCCAGGCATGGCTGCAGGAGGGTCTGAGTATAGACTCCGGGGCTCCTGGGTATAGACAGAGGCCATGCAGTGTGCCAGGCATGGCTGCAGGAGGGTCTGAGTATGGACTCCGGGGCTCCTGGGTATAGACAGAGGCCATGCAGTGTGCCAGGCATGGCTGCAGGAGGGTCTGAGTATAGGCTCCGGGGCTCCTGGGTATAGACAGAGGCCATGCAGTGTGCCAGGCATGGCTGCAGGAGGGTCTGAGTATAGACTCCGGGGCTCCTGTACCTAGCCCCAGGCAGGGAGGCCTGGAGTCTCTCTAGCTAAAGAGAACAGGAAGACACGGCTTGGGGGCACAGAGGCCAAAGAGGCAAGACACTTTGTTAGGAGCTTGCAGGGTTTAGACATGTTCCACTTAGAGTCAGAAGGGCAAACATTGGTTAAGCACCCACTGTGTACTCCGATATATGTCAAGGATACATGGCACTAGTGGGATTGCAGCAGGGGAGTCAGCAGCCACAGGCGTCCGTGGGTTCCAGTGCCTACAGGACAACCAGACAACCCACAGGgttatgaggattacatgagatagAGCATTGAAGGCACTTGTCAAAGTGCTAAGCCCTCAATAAATGGCTTTATTAGTAGTAtttgagatggcatctccctctgttgcccaggctggagtgcagtggtgcagtcttggctcactgcaacccccacctcctgggttcaagtgatcctcccacctcagcctcccaagtagctggcattacaggcatgctccaccatacccagctaatttttatatttttagtagagatggggtttcaccacgttggccaggctggtctcgaactcctgacctcaagtgatccacctgccttggcctcccaaagtgctgggattacaggcacctgagccaccatgccaggccggctttattatttttaaaaatattatgccaTGGCCTCTCCCCTTTAGGATACTTATAGTACAGCCCCCTGAGCCCACAGTGGAGAACCATGGCTCAGGGCGGGAAATGAGGCACTGATGTAAATGTATGCATGACTCTTCTAGTGGCTTTCTTCCCAAGAGGTCTGTCACATGAGTAACTTCAGAATTAATCCAGAGCCCATAACAATTAATTAATTCCATTGTCGTGtccccctttccctttcttgTGTGGCTTCACAAGTTTCATCTGATCCTTGCTTGTGATTACATTGATAAAAGCTCCCTCCCTGTGGAACAGGCAGTGAAGCCAATGAAAGGACACTGGGGACCCGACCTTGCCAGGCTGAAGACCGAGCCAGCTCCTGGGACTCCCCAGCCTGTGTCCCAGACTCTGCTGGTGCTGGGCTCCTGGCTGGGCCACCCCTCCGCCAGTCTCCAGACGCAGGCTCCGCCCTGAGCCCAGCCAGCAcccgcagcagcagcagcacagggACCTGGTCCGTGGAGACAGGGAAGGAACCCCCACCTCGGCCTGTCCACGTGGCTCTCGCTCCCAGGCCCACACATCCTCAGAGTAGAGCTGGCCCATGCAGAGGCCCTGGAGGCCAGGAGGGGAATGATCTCATTTTAGAGCCTTTCTTAGGAGCTTCAGGACGAGAGGTCATCAGAGCCACCTCAAGAGGAGCTTTAGGTGGTCCCCAAGCTTCTGCCCCGACCCACACGGATGGGTGCCTGGAGAGCATGTTTTCTGAGTTAAGTCCACACTCAGGCCAGCAGGCAGCCTCCTTAGCACCCCGAGCCTTTCTACAGGTTGACTGTGTGATGCAGTGAGCCCTGCCCCACTTCCCTCCCTGTCCCTGCCTGGTGACGTCTCATGGAACCTCTGTTCCCAGGACCTGGCATCATAGCCTCAGTCATGGCCATGCTCCCTCCACCCCCCTCATAGCCCTCCCAGAGGCTCCCTGAGGCCCTAAGATCATACTGCCCACTCATGCAGAGCTTCTCAAAGTACGTTCCATGAGCCTCCTAGGACGCAGGGACATTGTTCAAATGCAGAGTCTCTGCTCTAGAGCCCCACTGAATCAGGCTGTGAGGCGGGAAGTCCGCAGTTCATCTAGCTCCCCCCATCACTGCGCATGTCCCTGCCTCGTAGCGGagactggggctcagagaagaTGACTCGCCTAAGGCTCACTGCAGGGCACAGCAGCCCAGGGCCGGGCCCCAGGTCCTGACAGCCCAGTCCAGGGGTCCCACTGCTCCACTACACAGTGGGTGGTGACAGTGTCACACTGGATGGTGACAGTCAGGTGCTGGCGACGACATGGGAGAATGTTTACTGTCCAAATGCACTCACTAGGAGTGAGTCCAGGCAGTCCTGGGAGAATTTCTAGCTTCTTTCCTGTGAAGGTCAAGCACACACTTGGGTGCAGGCAGGTGTGGGGGTGGCAGAAGTCTGTCCCAGCGTGGCTGTCGGCCAGTAGGTGTTCTACCCTAAGCAGGCCAGGGACTTGACTGGAGAGTGGAAGCCCTGAAGCCGTGGGGAGTCggggaaggaagggagtgagggtTGCTAAAGACATTGAAAAGACTCTGGTGGGGCCCAAGGCCTAGATTTGAGGTTTGGGGTCCCTGAGCAAGCATCCCAGCCCAAACTTACTGCTTGAGATTTCCTATAAGTTGTTTCAGCTCTGGGATCAGGACCAGGACCCACTGGGCACCTAAGACAATGGCTTACATGATGGGTTTGCAGAAGTTCCTAGAAGGCCTTCTCTGCAGCCCCCGAAGCATCCCTCTCCAGGTGCCCTTTAAAAACACATAATCCCTGGGAGGGGTCATGGTGCACATCACCGCTCCTTGGGGAGAACCCAAAGATGGGCGGGCGCCTTTCCTGCCAGAGAGAGCAGGAGGGCTTGGGCTCAGAAAAGCAAGAAGCCTCACAGGCTTCCAGGGCTGGACCTGAGCAGGGCTCACCGGGCGCCCAGGCTGCCCCTCTGCTccagcttccctccctccccgccaGAGCCCATGAGGATAGGCCCCTACCTTCTCCTCCCTCCGGGGGCTCCTTAGCCAGGAGTTTCATGCCAAGGAGGAAGTGGAAGGATTCCTTTATGGGGTCTTTAAGACATCTCCTCCTCCCTGGCCTCAAGGCTTGGGTTTGGCTGGACCTACCCTCCTAACTCCAGCTCTTTCTGGCACCAGATTCCCAGCCCAGGGGAGACACCCAAGGACCCCCCAGATGGTGACATACCTCTGTGGTCCTCTGTCAGGGACATAACCTCCCAGCACAGATTCACAGACTACCTGCTGCAGGCAGAAGCAGGGCTATCGGGCCCCAGGTGTGGCTCCCCTGCCTTGGTTCGGGGAGTGGAGACACAGCTGCCCACTGCTCCCCACCCCACTGCCAGGCCTCTTCTGCCCCCATGGGTTCTGGAGTGGAGGAGCCTTGGGAGTGAAGAATGCCTCTGACCCAGATTCTTCAAGCAGCCTCTTAGCACAGAGGCAGATTCTGCCTTACAGCAGCCTCCCTGGGGTCTAGCTATCCATCGCCAAGGAAGAAATACCCAGCACAGGACCCCGCGGGGAGGTGGCCTTCTCTGTCTTCCCAGGTGCAGTAGGGCGAGTGTAAGCAGCTGTCTTGGGCCTGCCCAGCTTGGCGCTCCGCGGGGGGCTGCTCACACAGGACTGTGGCTGGGCTTCAGCTCCGTCTGAAAATCTTTGCTCAGAGCACCTCCCTAGTTTGATCTGACACCCTGCCTGACCCTGCCAGAGTCCAGAGGTCACGGCGGCCAGTCCCTGCCTCTGGGAAGGTGATTCCAAATGCTCCCACAGCCATGCCCCTTCCTGTTGCTTTGTCCCTGCAGCCCAACTCCTCTTTCCGACCGCCACAGAAAGACAACCCTCCAAGCCTGGTGGCCAAGGCCCAGTCCTTGCCCTCGGACCAGCCGGTGGGGACCTTCAGCCCTCTGACCACTTCGGATACCAGCAGCCCCCAGAAGTCCCTCCGCACAGCCCCGGCCACAGGTCCGCTTCCAGGCCGGTCTTCCCCAGCAGGTTCCCCCCGCACCTGGCACACCCAGATCAGCACCAGCAACCTGTACCTGCCCCAGGACCCCACGGTTGCCAAGGGCACTCTGGCTGGTGAGGACACAGGTGTTGTGACACAtgagcagttcaaggctgcactcAGGATGGTGGTGGACCAGGGTGACCCCCGGCTGTTGCTGGACAGCTACGTGAAGATTGGCGAGGGCTCCACCGGCATCGTCTGTTTGGCCCGGGAGAAGCACTCGGGCCGCCAGGTGGCCGTCAAGATGATGGACCTCAGGAAGCAGCAGCGCAGGGAGCTGCTCTTCAACGAGGTGGGAGGACAGGGCAGGACGGGCGGGGGCGTTGGGGATGGGCAGTGAACAGCCAGCCAGGCTGGACATCTGTGAGCAGGGGCAGTGGGTGGCCATGCTTCTGGGCACCATGCCCGGCACTCAGGCCCCCACGTGCCCCCAGGTGGTGATCATGCGGGACTACCAGCACTTCAACGTGGTGGAGATGTACAAGAGCTACCTAGTGGGCGAGGAGCTGTGGGTGCTCatggagttcctgcagggaggagCCCTCACAGACATCGTCTCCCAAGTCAGGTGGGCAGCTGGGAGGGCTGGATCCTGAGTGCGGGCTGCCCTCACCATGGCCCTGCCAGGGCAATGTGTTCTTCTGCCTGTGGCCCAGAAGACTTGGGATGCCTGTTGAATCATCCTGGGCTCTCCCGCCTGCTGGGGTAACTGGCATCCAGGGGTCTTGGGAATAGAGAAGAGAAGGGTGGCTTCTATCCAAGGCTCAGGCCCGTTTTCACCAGGGCTATGGCCTGACTGTGCTGCCAAACAGATTGCCTGGGAGCCATGGGGCCTAGCACCAGGGACTCCTACTCTGCTCAGCCACCCCACAACCTGCCAAAGCTAACGCTCTCTTCCATCGGGCGGCCCCACCTTCCTATCCAGGCTGAATGAAGAGCAGATCGCCACTGTGTGTGAGGCTGTGCTGCAGGCCCTGGCTTACCTGCATGCCCAGGGTGTCATCCACCGGGACATCAAGAGTGACTCCATCCTGCTGACCCTGGATGGCAGGGTAGGTTCCATACTGTCCCCGGCATAGCCACGCTCCCACTTCCTCCCGGTCCACCACTCACTCCGCTTTCAACCCTAGGTGAAGCTCTCGGACTTCGGATTCTGTGCTCAGATCAGCAAAGACGT
This region includes:
- the PAK6 gene encoding serine/threonine-protein kinase PAK 6 isoform X1; amino-acid sequence: MELSTTLGKARISKTRDTGLIAGTMFRKKKKKRPEISAPQNFQHRVHTSFDPKEGKFVGLPPQWQNILDTLRRPKPVVDPSRITRVQLQPMKTVVRGSAVPVDGYISGLLNDIQKLSVISSNTLRGRSPTSRRRAQSLGLLGDEHWATDPDMYLQSPQSERTDPHGLYLSCNGGTPAGHKQMPWPEPQSPRVLPNGLAAKAQSLGPAEFQGASPRCLQLGACLQSSPPGASPPTTTGRRGMKAAKHGSEEARPQSCLVGSATGRPGGEGSPSPKTQESSLKRRLFRSMFLSTAATAPPSSSKPGPPPQNKPNSSFRPPQKDNPPSLVAKAQSLPSDQPVGTFSPLTTSDTSSPQKSLRTAPATGPLPGRSSPAGSPRTWHTQISTSNLYLPQDPTVAKGTLAGEDTGVVTHEQFKAALRMVVDQGDPRLLLDSYVKIGEGSTGIVCLAREKHSGRQVAVKMMDLRKQQRRELLFNEVVIMRDYQHFNVVEMYKSYLVGEELWVLMEFLQGGALTDIVSQVRLNEEQIATVCEAVLQALAYLHAQGVIHRDIKSDSILLTLDGRVKLSDFGFCAQISKDVPKRKSLVGTPYWMAPEVISRSLYATEVDIWSLGIMVIEMVDGEPPYFSDSPVQAMKRLRDSPPPKLKNSHKVSPVLRDFLERMLVRDPQERATAQELLDHPFLLQTGLPECLVPLIQLYRKQTSTC
- the PAK6 gene encoding serine/threonine-protein kinase PAK 6 isoform X2, whose translation is MFRKKKKKRPEISAPQNFQHRVHTSFDPKEGKFVGLPPQWQNILDTLRRPKPVVDPSRITRVQLQPMKTVVRGSAVPVDGYISGLLNDIQKLSVISSNTLRGRSPTSRRRAQSLGLLGDEHWATDPDMYLQSPQSERTDPHGLYLSCNGGTPAGHKQMPWPEPQSPRVLPNGLAAKAQSLGPAEFQGASPRCLQLGACLQSSPPGASPPTTTGRRGMKAAKHGSEEARPQSCLVGSATGRPGGEGSPSPKTQESSLKRRLFRSMFLSTAATAPPSSSKPGPPPQNKPNSSFRPPQKDNPPSLVAKAQSLPSDQPVGTFSPLTTSDTSSPQKSLRTAPATGPLPGRSSPAGSPRTWHTQISTSNLYLPQDPTVAKGTLAGEDTGVVTHEQFKAALRMVVDQGDPRLLLDSYVKIGEGSTGIVCLAREKHSGRQVAVKMMDLRKQQRRELLFNEVVIMRDYQHFNVVEMYKSYLVGEELWVLMEFLQGGALTDIVSQVRLNEEQIATVCEAVLQALAYLHAQGVIHRDIKSDSILLTLDGRVKLSDFGFCAQISKDVPKRKSLVGTPYWMAPEVISRSLYATEVDIWSLGIMVIEMVDGEPPYFSDSPVQAMKRLRDSPPPKLKNSHKVSPVLRDFLERMLVRDPQERATAQELLDHPFLLQTGLPECLVPLIQLYRKQTSTC